The genomic window GCATACATGTGAGATGAAACGCCAAAGCCATTCTCCCCTGTAATAAAACCTTCTGCCACTCAACCCGAGTGCTTCTTCGCATCAACCTCAATCTCAAGCGTCATAGTCGGAAGCGCCAACCTAGTAACCCCAATAGCCGTAGACCCAGGCCGATGTCCCGGAATCCTCTTCTTGAGCACCTCTGCAATGATTGGTAGGGTGGTGTCGATGTCTGTGTGGTAGGACCGCATGTAGTACACGTCTTCCCAGCCACGCAAGCCTGCAGCTTTAAGCACGTCGTCGATGTGCTGGATGGTGAGCTCGACCTCCTTCTGGGGTTCGGATGCGATCTCGCTGTTCTCATTCCAGCCGCCTTGACCCGAGATCTTGAAGGAGCCGTTGCCGAGGTCGACGGCTTGGGAGTAGTGGTACGCTGTGCTCCATTCGGCGCTGGGGCCGGGAGGGACGATGCATCTAAAGGACGACATTTTGTGATGTTTTGATGAATGTAGTTGATTTTGAAGTGGATAAGTCTGGTGACATGAGAGTTTAGCTGCAAACGcaatttcttttatactcGTGGGTGAGGAGGCGTAACTTTCAGTGTAGTACCAGCCTTTGCTCACCATGACGTATTGCCGCTTACACGCAGCACAAAGGatttctcatcatcaacttgaAGCTGCATCGACTGTAACATCATTGGCTTGGCGCTTACGGACGAGAACTGACTGGAAAAGCCAAGAGGCCCGACGGCCCCATCGTAATATGTTGTATTCTCGGCGCAGCCGATCTGACTTTCTCTATCTGGCCTAACACATCACAATATTACCCGATACGGCCCCGTCCTGCTCGTCGCAGGCTTACATTGGTTGCGGTACAAAATCCGGTCTAGCCAGGGGGGGAAACACGGCGCGCAGCTCGCATGAAAGCCCTTCCCTTTCTAGCCATAAAAACCCACGAGGCCTCACAGTGGCTCAGAAGCTGAGGCCTGCCTAGGCTGTTAACCACTCCTCCATCGGGGGGGCCGATGGCCGAGAACCTTGTCCAATCAAGAACGAGAGGGAATGGCGGCATCCGATGAGAGATTCGGAGGCTCGGAGCTCGGTGGTAAGTGAATTGAAGTCTTGTCAGAGTTGGGACCACCCCTAGGCTACTACTTTCTTGTCATCGAAACATGATGATTGTGTATTGGAACAAAATAAATATCGACAGAAAAATTGGGCACACTTGGTACGTATATAGTCTGTTTCATCCACTATGCATTCGATATAAAAATGCTTCCACAAACGCAATAGTTACAGTAAACTGATCAATATTCTGTATGTACAACCACACTTGCGCCTCCTCGTGAAACCTTGCCAAGCCTTCTTGAACTACATCAAACCCGTTTACGAACCCATAGACACATATCAATCGCCTGCTTCGGAATATCCAAGACTAAGACTAGATAGAGGCTCAACTACCCGATTGTAAAATTCCAGCGCATGATTCGGCGGCTCATCCATCGTCTCCGAGGATGGCTCGCTGTAGTCAATACACCAACGTGTCAAGGCCGCGTAGCTTGACCCCATCCGGAACGGTAGGTCTTTATCAACGGTCGATCTAACTCTTTCCCTCAGAATCTTTGCCTCGGGGCTGTGGAAGTGTTTCACGTCTATTGATAAGGAGGGCCGGCTGCTAGATGTTTTCCCACGTTTAGAATCAAACAGACTTGTGAGCGGCGCCCAGATACCAATTTCCAACAGGACAAGTCCTAAGCTGTATATATCATACTGGACCTTGTACCCCTGTGCTGCTTCACCTTGGTAATCAGGGTGACGGTACATGGCAACTGCAGGGTTGCTATTGGCTTTGGAACGGTCGATAGTCTGGGCCTCTGTTTCCAGCCTCGAATACTCGAAGCCACAGATAGTAGGCAAAGCCAGCTGATCAAGGCTAGAACCTTCATCTGGATTTTGATATGGGAACAGAATATTGTCGCTTCGGATGCTCTTGTGCATCCAGCTACTGCTGTAGAGCTGGTGGAAGGTTGACGAGATATCGCTTGCCAGTCTGAAGCGTTTCTCCAGAGGTGGTCGAGGTTTATACTCTGGCTGTAGTAGGTTGTACAAAGATAGTGGCTTTGACAAGTCCCCTGGAGCTTGTCCAGACTTCTGGGGAAATTGAAAGACAAGCCACCAGCAGTAGTGCTCTGGATCGTGAATATAGCCAACCGCGTGTGGGACCTTGAAACCAGACGATCGAGGCAGGGCCAACAGAGAGATGAGTCTCTGGACTCGACTCCAGAGCATCATCTTTGAGCTGTGGTCCAAATCTGGTTCAAATGACTTGCGTTCAAACAGACATAGTATGACGGGATCGTCCTTTCTTGCTGCTAAGAAGCGGTTTTGTGTTGCAAAGTCTGATGGGATGTCATATTGTGCCAGTCGTAGAGACTTCATGGCAATCTGTGAGACGTTTGCTCGTAACGACCGATCGTCGCTGCCTGCGAGAGACTTTCGATCAATCTTGGCCAGAGTATCTCCATCTCGATCGATGTCAACTGCTTCTCTGATCATGGCTAGAGACTTGTTGTCTACCGCGCTACCGACAACAAGGACATGGATGCGCTCGTAGTCGTTGACGAATCTTCTCCTTTGCGTTTCGGTCAAGAGCTTGTTCAGGAGATCAATCTCATCACGAAGGCCAgtgacgagcttcttgagctgaTCTTTGTCTCTGATAGCCCACCGTACACGACTGGACATGCTGCGAGAGATGCCGCTGTTCTTTCTGGCAGTTTCCGAATCTTCCGGCTCCGCACTGTCGATTGCTAGGGGTGTTCCTCCGTAGAGTTTAACCCCGCTAGACCGCAGTGACTTTCGCATACGGGCCACAAAGCTCGACACGGCTTTGGAGGGGGATTCCTCGCCCTCGATCTTGACGCCGTATCGTTCTCGAACCTTGTCCGCGTCTTCAAACATGCGAGAAATGACCTGAAGCTCTCGAAGAAGGACCTCGCTCGCAAGGCTAAGGTAAGGCGCCAGGGTACCCTCAGCCAAACCCGAGTTGGCGCCCCAGGCCTGAAGCCTCAGACGCTCAATCTCGAGGGCCACGGTGAGGGCttcggcatcgtcaaagtAGTGGAGGGCGGTGCTAAAAGCGTCGACTGCCTTGCAGGCCGCGAAGAAGGCGATCTGAGCGATGGCAATCCCTGTCCCGGGGTCCACCATGTTGTTGTACGTGGCAAGTTGTTCTGCCTagagagagattgaggctgTGCCTTTCTTTGCCAACTGGGATGAGGGATGATGCTCGGTCGGTGATAATGTATTTCCGGGGCGGGGTCAACTCATGCAAGGGTTGTGATCTAGgactcttctcttctttatCTTGAACCAAGAAGTCAAGATAACTATTTCCACTATCTATAGCTGGTTAGTTGGTCTTGTTGTTTGACGTTTTTAATACGGCAGTTGGTTCGGCACCAGACCAGCTACTGACTCAACGTCAGCCAACGACGATAACGCCTCAAACAAGTCGTCACACCAATCAATACTTCGGATTCAACCACTCGACCTCAATAATGGATTCAGGGTTCTATCATTCCTACTCACTTGGCCAGTCATCAACAGAGTCGTCAAACATAAGCAATACTTCGGCCGAGACAGCGCGAACAACTCTTCCAGCGCAAAACATCGACGAAACCCTCACAACAGCTGGCTTTGTATCATTTGCTTGCCATGTTGCCTTCCTGGAGGAGAGGCTGCATCGTGGAGATGACACCAAATTCTTTGATGGCCATGAGATACAGACGACAGCCCGTTTTCCTGCTGGAGGCGGAGGCTTCTTTACTGTTGACCGGGCGAGGTTGACAAATCAACCTAATGATGGCAGAGAGATTGTCGCTATCAAGACTGCCAGGGATCAGTCCGGGTAAGCCATCTGTTTCACTCTTTCTCTAGCGTATACTGAATAGCGATATGTATACTCAGAGACCCCTCGAGGTGGAAAGACATTCTACTTGAAGTACGAGCCTTGCTTCACGAGCCTTTGCGATACCATCCCAACGTTGTGCACCTGCTCGACTTTGGATGGTCACATTCTTCAGAAACCGGCTCGCCTTTTCCGACTCTTGTCCTCGAGTATGCTGACTTTGGTACTCTTGACGATCTCCAACTCAAGAGCGAGTCACCGCTTCCCTTTCGGATCAAGCAAAAGCTCTGCTACGATGTCGGCCGTGGACTTTCAATTCTTCACGCCTGTGGCATAGTTCACGGTGATTTGAAACACAACAACGTCCTCGTGTTTAGAAACAGAGAGGGGTATCCCCCTGATCAGCCATACACGGCCAAGCTCGCAGATTTCGGTGGAGCTATCATGGATATTGGACGGGACGCTGGTCATTCTTTACGGATGACGACGGTTCCATACGACGCGCCTGAATCAGGCCAGGCACTTACTGTTGATGGTATTAAAGCCACCGACACGTATTCGTTCGGAATGCTGATTTGGAGAACCTTCATCGACTGCCAGGACCTGTTGGTCGCCATCGGTTTCAAACAGGCCTCTACACCCTTGTCTGGCGACGAGAGGGCAACACTGAAACAACTCAAGAGATCCGAGTCTTTTCTTCAGATGGCTCTTGGAACAGTAGAAGCATACGGTCAATCACGGTCCTTACCAGGAGAGGCGGTCGACATGGTCACGGACGCGATGAATGCAACACTCACTCTTAACCCAGCCTCACGATCCCTAGTCCAGGCTCAAGCCAGGTTACGAGGCATGTCGAGGGAGCAAGTCGAAGATTACACCTTCGCTCTTGAACGCGAGAATGCTAGCCGAAAGGAAATGGAGCGGAACCGCATTCCCGGCCAGCGTGCAATCGACATTGATAGTGTGGGCTATGCCCTAGGTCGGTTTGGCCGGACTTACGACGCTCAACAGAACCTCCCAGGATGTCGACCAGATCTTCCGGCTCCTGCCCTTGGTGGATTTCTATTTGATCCTTTCAAGCTCAAAAATCTTCTGGACTGGTCTCAGCAAGTTGCGATGGTCAGAGAACTGGAGCAGCTTGCCGAGTCTTCGTCGTTTGAGGAGGAATCGGCTGAGATTCAACCATGGACAGCCTCATACCACCTCTTCCAAGCATGTCTGAGCGGATTTGGAATGCCGATTAACCTCGAAAGAGCCTGCCATTGGCTATGCAAAGCATCCAAGGCGGATTTCGAGTGCGCGGATACTGATTATTTGGCCAAGGCCTGGTTGACCAGACTTTGCAACGCAGCGGGCGTAGCTTGTCCGCTGACTCCAGATGAACAAGTTGATGACTTGTTCTGGAGCATCGTCCGCGGCCATCGACATTGCATTGAGGACAGTGAGTTGGTGATGCCTCGTTTTCCTAACCCACACCAAGCCACAGCTGTCCAGTCACGCATTAGACAGGCAGTCTCGGTAAACAAGGAGTTGACGGGCGGAACTGGCATGCCACATTATGCGCCCCGCATGATGAGTCGTACATGGGATCTATTCAACTTTGAAGCTCTGGATGAGGATATCCGGATGGAACTTGGTCCCGAGTATGAATCTTGTCTTCGGTCTACGGACAAATCACGGGAAGAATCAGAGGCATCCAGGTTTGACAAGATATACGTCAACAAGCGTGGTCACGGCCTTCTTCActacgccgccgccgtcggcAACGTCAACGCTCTCAGACATCTACTGAGCAAGTACAGATGCAACATCAACTTGCCAAACCAGTCATTCTCCGAAACTCCCTTAGTCTGCGCCTGTAGAGCTGGACAATACGACTCTGCCAAGTTCCTCCTTGAAAACGGCGCCGACCCCAACGGCTCGGACTCTAGTCAAGAAGCGCCCCTCCACTGGATCTCCAGATTTGGGAGAGCTGAGATGCGACTCACTACGAAGCGTCTTGTCGATGCTGGGGCAGACATTTCGAGGATAACTGGTACGATGAGAAAAGACGTTCGCCGGATCTTTTCCGACTGGGAAGACAGGCTGAACCTGCCTCTTACACCGCTAGGTCGGGCTGTTCTGAATAACAGCTTGACTGCCGTCAAGACTCTGCTCGAAATTGGCTCGGCGGATCCTATGGAGAAGACCACTCGAAAAGAGGCTGTGAACTTGTCGCCTATTGAGCTTGCCGCCCTACTGACCCTTCCTGAAATTCTACAAGAGCTTCTCAACTATCAAGACAGCAGAGGTGGCCAGGTCAAGGTACTTGACGAGTTGGATCTGCTCGACATGGCACGCGACATCTCCGACAAGGGGGCAGCAGACCCTTTGACACTTCATAGCAGACTTGTGCGTTGTGGAGCACGCTACAAAGAATGGCTTTCCTGTACTCTCAGGATTCTTCACAACCGACGTAAAAGCCAGGATTCAGATTCACAGAGCCAATCAGCTTGGATGCTGAAGAGTGCAAGATGTTTATGCAGGGAAGTTGAGCTGGGCAACCTTGATATCGTTCaagccctccttgacctgggccaTGATATCAACGGTTTACCAGGGCATCGCCCATTGGCTACAGCTGTCCGATCGAACAACAAAGGCATGTTCGAGTTGCTCGTCTCCCACGACGCCAAGCTATCTTTTGACGACAAGGAAGAGTCGCTTCTTCAAACTTTTGCTGCAAAGCCACGAACGTCTCCAGACGATTTGCTCATCGCAAGGTTCTTGATTGAGAATCTAGTCCCAGTTGAAGCAACAGGTGGAGAAAGACCTTCGCCCCTCGCATCAGCTATCAAGAACGGTTACTTCCCCCTCGCTGACCTCCTCTTAGCCAACGGTGCTAGTGAGAGCGTGAACCACTTTTACCAGTGGGAACCGACAGGAGGCTTCATGTCTGTTCTGGGGATCCTTTTGCAGTCTCACACTTACTCCTCATTACTGGCGATTGAGTATTTGGCAAAGAAGCACGAAGAGGGTGTTATAACCTTGGAACCGCTCGTGGACTTGACGAAAGAGCTCAGTGTCGTGCATATGCTTGCTCTACACGATCCAGGCCAGATGAATTCTCGACAGCAAATATCCTCACGAATCATTCACCGAATACTTGAGCTATTCCCCGCGCCTGAAAGCTTGAAAGAGCGTGCTGTTCATCAAGAGCACGGAACTCCCCTTACGGCAGCAATCATGGCTGTTAACGTCGATGTCGTATCTGCACTTTTAGAATCAGACTACCAGAGCGACCTCAACAAAATGGTCAAGCTGCCATCGCTACCATCAAGCCTTGGCATGTCAGACGGCGCGTTGCCCATCGCATTGGTCTTTGCAAGATTTGCACAGAGCGTCCAGGTTTTTCTCGCACAGTCCACGATGAACCAGGACATATATgacgagctcaagaacaTAGAAAGGCTTGGATACACGCTCTTCAACACGGCATCAAGTCTACAGCATGAGGGCACCTCTGTTGATACTCAGTTGGACCCCACTTCATTACCACAGAGCTGGCAACAGCTGCACGCCCTCATACTGACAAAGAAGTTTCAAATGGAGCACAAGCCACAGTTGCAGAAGGACATGTCTAATCTTTCATTGGGTGATGCAGCTGGAGGGTCAGAATCTGACCAACATGAGAGCAATTCTGATGAAATGCCTGTTAGTCTTGCTCAACTGACCAAGGACAAGAGTAGGAATTGGTGGGACACACCTGAGGAGTAGATGGTCTGGCTGAGAATGCCTTTCCGATGCAAAGTACAAGGAACTTTTCAGTCGTCAAGCCGTAGGTAAATCTCGTAAAGCTTTTATTGCATCTCGTTAACATATCACATCTCAGTGTATCAAGTTCGTGGATGCAGTTAGAGTTAAAGAATCTCTTTCTTTCTAACTAAATGAATGACTAAAGTTGGTTTGCTTATACTTTCCTTGATAGGGACAAAGTGGGGATACTTCACTGTATATCTCATCCAAGTCTAATGCCATACCTAGATCACATAGTTGCCCTTGTCAGAGTGACCTTGGGGATACTATGTGACAGTACGGCGAAGTATTCTATCTGGCTCTAAGAAGTGGAATACTTTTATCCGAGCACTAATCTCACTGACCACGGCCCTCCTTGTCGAAAACCTTGTTCAACCACGCATGGATCGTCCTCGAAAGCTCCTGCCCAGCACCAGTCTGACAATGAAAGCCAGCAACCCCCTTGAAAGTATGCAGAGTAGCCAAATCGCCCAGGGCATCCGCCACCTGCTTCGGCTGTCCGACGTAGAGGCTCTCTAACTCGGCGTCTCCGACAAACACGGgcatcttgatcttgtcaaTGAAAGACACGACGTTGTACTTCTTGACTTGGGTGAAGAAATCAGAAGGAGAGTGCGTGTGGAACGCCCACATGCCATGCTCGAGACCCCAGGTGGCGCCGGTGGGGAGCTTTCCGGCCTCCAGAGCTGAGAGGACGACGTCGTCAAATTGTGTGTGGTTGCCCGCCTCGTAGATTTCGAGCATTTCAGATGACAGCTCCCTTGTGTATGCAGCGTAGTTGTCCCAGACGCCGTCAATGAGGACAACCGCGGACAGGCGGGGCTCGAAAGCTGCGGCACGGGCTGCCAGGTAGCCGCCGAAGGAGTTGCCGATGAGGACAAGGCGGTTCTCGTCCACGacgttcttcttctctgagAGGACATAGTCCACGACGGGGGTGGCGACCTTCTCCCAGTCGGGGATAAAACCAATGTTCTGGTTACGACGCACAGTTGGCTGTCCCGGGCCTTCGTAAGTGATACAGTTCCATCCTCGGGCTAGGGCGGGCGCGACAAAGTTATGGTAGGAGTCCTCCTGCGCAGCATCGAAGCCATTCCCGATGATCAAGGTCGGCAGCTTCTCGTGCTCGCTCTCGGAAGCAGAGTACCAGATGGCATCGATGGTGAAGTTGCCCTTAGTAGCCGGAATGCGAATGCGCTTGCCAGGAATAGGCAGAGCAGCTATCCCGTTGTCGAACGCCTTAATCTGCTCGTCCCAAATGGTATTGATGAGCGGGTTGCTCCAGTTGCCGTGGGTGTAGACATCAGCCCTGCGGAAGTACCCTGCGGCAGAGAACCACGTCTCCCTGACATTAAGAGGATCGTAGGCGTTCTCAGGGTCTTCGGCCTGAGCCTTGGTGTCGTTGGCCAGCTTATAGAAGACGTCGATGAAGGATGCCATGTTTCCAGCTTCGATATCTTTGGCTGCGCCAAGAATAGGCCCGACGTCGGCTCCTCCggtgatggcctcgccgAGAGGGGTCAACAAGTCGAAGTTGAATGTTGAGTCATTGCTCAACAGTAAGATGGGACTGTTCGTGGTGTCATACACCGCTGAAGCTACACGGGCATTCAGCAGAGCGGCCAGAAGTGGGCCGGCGTAAGTGGAGGAATGAAGCTTCATGGTAGAGAGAAAAGAGCCTTGAGGGAAATTTCGATGGCTTTCTTGCTTATGAATGAGTTGTCTGTTATTTCTAAGTGATCTGTCTTGTTTTTCGTCTtccttccatctcttcttaTACTTGTTTCTTTCTCTTAGAGTCACTTAGACGTACacggtgatgatggtggccaGCCAGATCGGGGGCGTTCTACGTAATTGCCCCCTTGCCAGGCTAAACCGCATCAAGTGTGCCTTTTTGCGACGGCGTCTTCTCATTGGTTGTGCTCATAACCGACTAAGCCCACTGCCGGATGTAACCCGGCTGTGCTGCATTACGATAGCCTATGACGATGCCACCCCACAGCaagcttatttattactGTAACTTCACTTGTCTCTCACACCAAGATCCCTCTTTTTGGCATCATCGCTGCCCTGTCACAATGGTCAACCGAGGCCGCTCCGGAGGTTGTGTGACGTGCAAGGAACGCCGCGTCAAATGCGACGAGGCGAAGCCTGAGTGCCGATCTTGCCAGCGCCTCAAGCTTCGCTGCGGAGGCTACGACCggcccaagcccaagaatGTCAGACTAAAGTTCAGAAACCAGAACTACAAGTTCTGCACCAATACCAACCAGGGTGTCGACCCCCATGGTCCGGATGTCGTAAAGGCTGCGACTAGCCCGAGTCAGTCGTCCGAGTCTGATGTTCAGGACCTGGAGGTTATGAGGACCTTGACTTCACGGCGGCTCTCGGAGCCTGACACCGCCGTGCCCTTCTTTCTCGGTCATTACGCTAGAATAGGCCGCGATATGGGATCCACTCGAGGCTTCTTCGAAATGCTCATTCCGGCGTACTTCTCGCAGCAGCAAGAATCGGCCCTCTCGCTCGCTGTCTCGGCGTTGGCTTCAGAGATCTTGTCCATGTGGCGGGGAGACACCAACAGTTTCCGATTACCACAGAGGTCTTATTCCCGGGCAATCACACGCCTTCGGGCCGCAATACAGGATCCCACAGAACGTGCCAAGCCAGCAACGGTGCTAGCCATACTTGTGCTGCAGACATATGAGAATGCTTCTGCGGTATATGATCTTCGCAGGGCCTCAAGCATGCACCACAACGGCGCAGCGTCTTTGCTCTCGTTTGTGGATACAGACGCCATGGACGGGACGGTGCGCGCCTACCTACGAAAGTTTATGTTACACACCGAGGTTTCAACCGCGATGCGTCAAAAGAAGCCACTAAAGAGCATCGCATACTCGTGGATTGGGACCAAGGATACGATGGCTGTGCCAGACAACCCCAGCTCCGCACTAGATGCCATAGGCGCGTCAGTGGCCGAGCTGCAGGCCAGTTACACGCAATTTGTGACGCAAGGTGGCTCCACGACGTCGTTGGGGTGCCTGAAAGAGTGGAGGGCCGAGGCAAGGAGAGTTGACGCAGAGCTGCTGGCGTGGGCGGAAAACGTACCAGATCACTGGAGACCGCTAAGGCTAATCAGTGGTCGGGATATTGATTCGTCTATACCCACCTACCAGTGTATCTGTGAGGTGTATCCTTCATGCCAAATTGCCAGCATTTGGAACCTATGGCGCTTCCAACGCCTCGTGCTGGCCAAGATCACGCTCGGCTCCCTTGGTGCATTCTCAGATCTGAGCTACTTTCGTTCCGCATACGGGcagttcctcgacgaccctACAGACTTCGTTAACTGCCAGAAAACACTCCAAGAAGTGGTTGACAGCGTGTGCTACAGCATACCCTTCCACCTTGGCAACCGAACCGCCCGGTCCAGCCTCGTGGACTTCACTGACCCGACAATTCTGCTCCCCAGCCAGGGTAGTCTCAATGGGGTAATATCGAGCGACGACCATAGACGCCATGTCATCGCGCAGGGGCCGTGGCGTGCCATGCACCCGCTGAGCCGCTGCTTGACTCTCTTCTCggaagatgacggcgaggTGATCGCGAGCCTTCTCAGACCTGGACAGCGGGAGTGGATCCGCGACCAGTTCCTGCGTGTCGCCACGCTGCTGCATCTTCCGACCGAGCCGGGCAATGATATGGAGGTATCAGGATCGACGGGAGGGTCTGCAGATGTCAAGGCGGAATATCTAGCCAGGGAGATTAGAAAGGGTGCGATTCTTATGAGTGGGCCGTAAAGCTTAGGACCTGTAAATTACGCTACAGGTGGGCTCTTTGGATGGTATACATAGGTACATATCTGATTATTATCATAGCGTGTCTAGACAAGAGAACCACAATACAAGAAAGGTGTTTTGTTATGATACATTCAGAGTACTCACCCTGCAGTCTCTACAGTAAAGGCGGAGGCGCTGACATGCGCGGCATGTAGCTTCGCTTCGTCACATTTTACGCGTCGCCGTCCGCAGGCAACGCAGCTTCAGGAGTTCCTGCGGTCGACCATGACGAGAAATGACTACAAGCACGAAAAGGGCAAATTTTGTTGCGATGAAGAGGGTTGTTGAATTAACCTCGCGTCTGACTGTGCCATGCTGCGTACGTTGCGTTCCAGATGTAGCCAATCATGGGTGCGCGTCG from Fusarium keratoplasticum isolate Fu6.1 chromosome 10, whole genome shotgun sequence includes these protein-coding regions:
- a CDS encoding Protein kinase domain-containing protein, giving the protein MVDPGTGIAIAQIAFFAACKAVDAFSTALHYFDDAEALTVALEIERLRLQAWGANSGLAEGTLAPYLSLASEVLLRELQVISRMFEDADKVRERYGVKIEGEESPSKAVSSFVARMRKSLRSSGVKLYGGTPLAIDSAEPEDSETARKNSGISRSMSSRVRWAIRDKDQLKKLVTGLRDEIDLLNKLLTETQRRRFVNDYERIHVLVVGSAVDNKSLAMIREAVDIDRDGDTLAKIDRKSLAGSDDRSLRANVSQIAMKSLRLAQYDIPSDFATQNRFLAARKDDPVILCLFERKSFEPDLDHSSKMMLWSRVQRLISLLALPRSSGFKVPHAVGYIHDPEHYCWWLVFQFPQKSGQAPGDLSKPLSLYNLLQPEYKPRPPLEKRFRLASDISSTFHQLYSSSWMHKSIRSDNILFPYQNPDEGSSLDQLALPTICGFEYSRLETEAQTIDRSKANSNPAVAMYRHPDYQGEAAQGYKVQYDIYSLGLVLLEIGIWAPLTSLFDSKRGKTSSSRPSLSIDVKHFHSPEAKILRERVRSTVDKDLPFRMGSSYAALTRWCIDYSEPSSETMDEPPNHALEFYNRVVEPLSSLSLGYSEAGD